In a single window of the Raphanus sativus cultivar WK10039 chromosome 9, ASM80110v3, whole genome shotgun sequence genome:
- the LOC130500255 gene encoding uncharacterized protein LOC130500255 — MTAGDIITKVLISIKEWEDAQPQNPITSSTIPPETPTRFIPAESLLCNTGAAWSSDSQSAGLAWIISDQSSTEIARGCRFQEHVASPLMAEALAIRAALEHAATLNLTHIWLRSDCKGLIQAINTNR, encoded by the coding sequence ATGACAGCGGGAGACATCATCACCAAGGTCCTCATCTCGATTAAGGAGTGGGAGGATGCTCAACCGCAGAATCCGATCACCTCGTCTACGATACCTCCCGAAACTCCCACACGCTTTATACCGGCGGAGAGCCTTCTATGTAACACCGGCGCGGCTTGGTCATCTGACTCCCAATCGGCAGGCTTAGCTTGGATCATCTCAGATCAATCTTCAACAGAGATCGCCAGGGGCTGTCGCTTCCAGGAACACGTCGCATCTCCTCTCATGGCAGAGGCGTTAGCAATCAGAGCCGCTCTTGAACATGCAGCCACCCTCAATCTCACCCACATCTGGCTCCGATCAGACTGCAAAGGGCTTATACAAGCCATCAACACGAATCGATGA
- the LOC108856385 gene encoding uncharacterized protein LOC108856385 isoform X1, protein MDSGNSSSMQSSSGGGDQEEYESRADQSISALFNNNNSTTVSSNIAGQTQLDSLIANYFNTGWSTYNPLLAATTTKPTDGSTPPPPLPPPISAEQAFFTNPLQQNLRAVSNTNTTSPICSVPTDKKNGLATARNLKKRSRVSRRAPTTVLTTDTSNFRAMVQEFTGSPSTPFTGSLSSSFPRSRFDLFSPSSSSRPLKPFPHKLIPPSSTSHQYLNPPSTNYHQSLLRNTNTQNIANHFLINQSPSNVPLMDQSLSLRTSNGVGHVDVGTNFEGLHSIIASSSSSMTQPTLNTMHGLDMVPAQRSDGYTTPVASGTENNLGVVRNEGYKNRICKQEFLRSLLFKVAFVCEKS, encoded by the exons ATGGATTCAGGCAACAGTAGTAGCATGCAATCCTCAAGCGGTGGTGGAGACCAAGAAGAGTACGAGTCACGCGCTGATCAATCAATATCTGCTTtattcaacaacaacaactcaaCCACCGTCTCCTCCAACATCGCCGGTCAAACACAGCTTGACTCTCTCATAGCTAACTATTTCAACACCGGTTGGTCAACATACAATCCTCTCTTGGCAGCAACGACTACAAAACCCACTGATGGCtctacaccaccaccaccactaccaCCACCTATCTCGGCAGAACAAGCCTTCTTCACAAACCCACTTCAACAAAATCTGAGAGCAGtttcaaacacaaacacaacTAGTCCCATATGTTCTGTCCCTACCGACAAGAAAAACGGTCTGGCCACAGCACGGAATCTAAAGAAGAGATCTAGAGTTTCGAGACGAGCGCCTACGACTGTTTTGACCACCGACACTTCAAACTTCAGAGCCATGGTTCAAGAGTTCACTGGTAGTCCTTCTACTCCTTTCACCGGATCACTATCATCTTCGTTTCCAAGATCAAGATTTGATCTCTTCagtccttcttcatcttcacgACCCTTGAAACCTTTTCCTCACAAACTTATCCCACCATCATCAACGAGTCACCAATACCTAAATCCTCCTTCTACAAATTATCACCAGAGTCTTCTCCGTAACACGAACACGCAAAACATCGCAAACCATTTTCTTATCAACCAATCTCCTAGCAACGTCCCTTTGATGGATCAGTCGTTGAGTTTGAGAACAAGTAATGGTGTTGGACACGTGGACGTGGGAACAAACTTTGAGGGGCTTCACAGCATTATCGCCTCTTCGTCGTCATCCATGACGCAGCCAACCCTAAATACTATGCATGGATTAGACATGGTACCGGCGCAAAGATCTGATGGTTACACAACACCGGTTGCTTCTGGAACGGAGAATAATTTAGGAGTTGTGAGAAATGAAG GATATAAAAATCGCATTTGTAAACAAGAGTTCCTGCGGTCACTACTTTTCAAAG TGGCCTTCGTGTGTGAGAAATCATAG
- the LOC108856385 gene encoding uncharacterized protein LOC108856385 isoform X2 yields MDSGNSSSMQSSSGGGDQEEYESRADQSISALFNNNNSTTVSSNIAGQTQLDSLIANYFNTGWSTYNPLLAATTTKPTDGSTPPPPLPPPISAEQAFFTNPLQQNLRAVSNTNTTSPICSVPTDKKNGLATARNLKKRSRVSRRAPTTVLTTDTSNFRAMVQEFTGSPSTPFTGSLSSSFPRSRFDLFSPSSSSRPLKPFPHKLIPPSSTSHQYLNPPSTNYHQSLLRNTNTQNIANHFLINQSPSNVPLMDQSLSLRTSNGVGHVDVGTNFEGLHSIIASSSSSMTQPTLNTMHGLDMVPAQRSDGYTTPVASGTENNLGVVRNEVAFVCEKS; encoded by the exons ATGGATTCAGGCAACAGTAGTAGCATGCAATCCTCAAGCGGTGGTGGAGACCAAGAAGAGTACGAGTCACGCGCTGATCAATCAATATCTGCTTtattcaacaacaacaactcaaCCACCGTCTCCTCCAACATCGCCGGTCAAACACAGCTTGACTCTCTCATAGCTAACTATTTCAACACCGGTTGGTCAACATACAATCCTCTCTTGGCAGCAACGACTACAAAACCCACTGATGGCtctacaccaccaccaccactaccaCCACCTATCTCGGCAGAACAAGCCTTCTTCACAAACCCACTTCAACAAAATCTGAGAGCAGtttcaaacacaaacacaacTAGTCCCATATGTTCTGTCCCTACCGACAAGAAAAACGGTCTGGCCACAGCACGGAATCTAAAGAAGAGATCTAGAGTTTCGAGACGAGCGCCTACGACTGTTTTGACCACCGACACTTCAAACTTCAGAGCCATGGTTCAAGAGTTCACTGGTAGTCCTTCTACTCCTTTCACCGGATCACTATCATCTTCGTTTCCAAGATCAAGATTTGATCTCTTCagtccttcttcatcttcacgACCCTTGAAACCTTTTCCTCACAAACTTATCCCACCATCATCAACGAGTCACCAATACCTAAATCCTCCTTCTACAAATTATCACCAGAGTCTTCTCCGTAACACGAACACGCAAAACATCGCAAACCATTTTCTTATCAACCAATCTCCTAGCAACGTCCCTTTGATGGATCAGTCGTTGAGTTTGAGAACAAGTAATGGTGTTGGACACGTGGACGTGGGAACAAACTTTGAGGGGCTTCACAGCATTATCGCCTCTTCGTCGTCATCCATGACGCAGCCAACCCTAAATACTATGCATGGATTAGACATGGTACCGGCGCAAAGATCTGATGGTTACACAACACCGGTTGCTTCTGGAACGGAGAATAATTTAGGAGTTGTGAGAAATGAAG TGGCCTTCGTGTGTGAGAAATCATAG
- the LOC108826056 gene encoding uncharacterized protein LOC108826056: MSDIAILVVEEYERRVRQPEDSKTAMVDFDWWKKFPGKMMTVGVHEKKIESFMKKFEAKSQFAIAISHGVFSA, encoded by the coding sequence ATGTCGGACATAGCGATATTGGTGGTGGAGGAGTATGAGCGGAGGGTGAGACAGCCGGAGGATTCGAAGACGGCGATGGTGGACTTTGATTGGTGGAAGAAATTTCCCGGGAAGATGATGACCGTAGGAGTCCACGAGAAGAAGATAGAAAGTTTCATGAAGAAGTTTGAGGCCAAGTCTCAGTTTGCTATTGCCATCTCACATGGCGTTTTCTCTGCTTGA